The DNA segment GGTACGAATGATGGTTGGGGTATCGATAGCAGAGAAAAACCAAATGCATCTTGAATGATTCCAACAAAGGCTGCTCGcaagtgatgatgatcgTCGTCCGACCCCTTCCTGTCTTCATGGTTGAAAATGTTTGTTGTATATGCAAGCtgtgggaagaaggggggaggggggtataGTAGAGCCAATAACCTTCGTCAACAAAAAGCATGTTTTTCCCACACGTTCTTCCCCcgtaataaaaaaaaatgtgATACAGGCCCTCCGAAAACAATAAAAACCCGCGCGCGCGCAAAAATGGTGCCTAGAAAAAGCGGCCGCTTATCCCAATGATAACCCCCAAGATGATAGCCCCAGTGATAATCCTGAACGCCaaacaaaaataaaaataaaaaaaaccagAGCCGTCACATCAAACAAgtataaaaaaaaaccatcaTGACAAGAAAGACTGACCCTCGGCTTCTACGCCGAGGCAGCTTCCGCCTTGTCAGCCTTCTTTGgtgtcttctccttcttgggggcagcggccttcttgggagcagccttcttgggcgcggccttggcggcgggggcaGCCTTGGTGACGCGACCGGACTTGGTCTTGGTCAGGACAGCAGgcttctcctcagcagggGCTTGGGCAGCCTGGATAGACAATGTCAGCGGATATTCATGAAAAGTCACGTGGGTGTCATAGGATGCTCACCTTCTTGggggcagccttcttctccttcttctccttgggcgCGGCAGCCTTCTTAGGGGcagcggccttcttctccttcttctccttagGAgcggcctccttcttctccttcttctccttgggagcggcagccttcttggtggcagccttcttctccttgggagcagcctccttcttctccttgggcgCGGCGGCCTTCTTAGGGGCAgcaggcttcttctccttgggagCGGCAGTCTTCTTGGCGAGCTTGGTACCGCCGGAGGGGCCCTTGGGCTGCTCGAAGATGCCCTTGTCGACACCAGACTTCAAGGCcttgttgaagagggagtCGAACATGTTGTCAGAGGcattgatggtgttgttgctcttgACATACTTCTTGAGGGATTGACGGCTGGCGGCTGAGTCAGTCCGAGGCGTTCATGTGATGTGTGAATGAGATAATTGTGAGGTGAGAGTGGGCGGGTGAGCCAAGGAGGCTGTGGTGGGCGGTCGCATTTGCGACACGCGCATCGTTGTGGATGTTCTCGCTACGCgagatgggtggatgggagaagaaaaaaatatGCAGAAATTTTCTTACCTGGAACCATTGCGATCCTTGAGCTGCAATTCAAGAAAAAGCAGCGTCAGTAAATGCGATCATGAATGCAAAGTGGGCAAAATCCGAGCGTAGTGAGACGTGGGATCAAAAACATCATGAGCTtccttcatcctcatctcaCTTGCGACCGGACGCGTCTGCATGAACCAACAGGGGCAGTGAAAATTACCTGAATGATGGCATCCGTGATCATATCCTGAATAAAAGTTAGATACGACTGATCAATCAAGAACATGTCCAATTTATAGACTCTTCATACCTGGTAGGAGGGGTGGACGGGGGCGGCCTTTGCCTTGGGGGCAGCGGCGCCCTCAGTCTTGGTCTCGGTCTTCTTGGGAggcatggtgatggtttgaAGTGGTGTTTGCTTTGTTTGGTGTAGATGACAATACAGATGCTAGATGCTGTTCGAAGCGGAAATGGACGAGTCGGAcagagagggtgaagaaCGGCTTGCAAGTTCGGGGTGGACGAGAGAAACCAGGGACAGGAGGGTGGGCGGGCTGTCGCGCTCGGGGGGGATGATCGGGTGTTTATATATGGAAGCGGGGGTCTCGCCCACCCCCGAGTGATTGTGCTGATTGTGCCCTGGAGCTGCCCAAATTCCCGGGGCAAAAGCTCGCAGCTTTGGTGCAAGGTATGGCCCGTGCCCCCCACTAGAAGCATGCCTAGAGCTCCCAGGCATATGGCAGACACGCCCGTTCCCAGCATCCATGTCACCCTGTCTTGCTCCGAAAAAGCCCAGATCATGTGGGGACCTTACACTCTGTGAGGTGGCATCATATGGCTGCATCACCGAAGTGCATGAGGCGTGAGGTGTGAGTGAGAGACGGGAGCGAGTAAGTGAGTGCAGCCCAACGTGCGTGGCTACCTAGGTCCCTTGGTGAGGTGATGCCATCTCTGTTCTACGCACACCCTTTCGtcactcaaccccaacccgacGGCATGGcctggatggatggatgccCAATCATTGTCTTACTCAACCATTCACTGCTGAAGAACTTCTACTTCttgtggatgatgggggcAAGGGACGAGGCACAAGGTGCATGGCGGGGAAGGCCAGTCATACAGTTATCTATCTACTACTACGTACACTACCCAACAACCATGAGCATGGGAGGGGTGGCTGTCACCCATCATTCACCACGGGGTCATCCGAACGGGGAAGCCTTCTCGATCTGCCGCTAAGCTGAATTGGAACCCTGGACtgttcgtcatcgtcatcgtcaagaTCACATAAGGAACCCTGGATCATGTCAGAGCtaaaaagggaaaaaaaaacaggtGACATGCCGCTGCCAGACAGGcggggtgaaggggggagggagaagaaaaaaggatGCAGAATGCCAGATGATGGATCatggaagggagggagggagagggggcggCAGGCGTGCCGGGATTCTTGGGGTCCTCCTTCGATCACTTGCCGCTCCCCGTTATTTTGGCGCTTTCCCTCTTTGGGCGGGCATTTAAATCggaaacaaacaaaaaactCGCAGCGTGCCTATTTTCTGATTGGTCCGTTCAACGACACCGGATCCACCTTGTACCTCGAGTTGTCAATCATGCGCACCCCGCCTGTCGAAAGAGCATCTCTGATCTCGAGCTCGCCCCgactcccccttccctcggTTTGATTCGAGTTCCCACGcttcttcccttttctcGACCCGGGTCCGCAGCACATGGTTGGAATCACCCGACTCTGCTCTTCTTTGTGTGCTTTTTATTTCATTTTTTGCGCCCGGGGACCGCGGGGCATTGTTCCAAATACCGATGACCATTTCCGAGACGAGAGTTGGCATTCAAGCATCTGTTTTCGGACGCGATTTGGCTTCACGCGCCTTGGTCGGTCCAAACCATCGCTCTCTGGCGCATTCAACATAgcacctcaccaacccctgctTTGTCATAGAAGAATACATCAGTTCGATCGGGCAATTGATTCCGTTTCTTCCATGTGCTTATTTTTCGCACTGCACCGTTGTTGCCTGAGATATCTGCACTTGAAGCGAAAGTCACTCCTGATGGTGGGGCGGCTCGCGAGCTGCCCGTGAAGCTTTGGTTGAAGCTATCCGCATCTCAACCCTTCCACACTTTCGCCTCTTCCCACAGCCCACCACATTGCTTTTCGCTCTTCAAACATTGATAGATCATTCCGAGGGGctcttgtttttgtttttgtcaCTTTTTTGGTTTGCTCCTGGTCAATTGAGGCCAATTCAGGCACCATTTCCAACGCCAGCGAGGTGATGTCGTGTCGATCTGCACGTTTGGCCAGCTCATTCACCCTTCGATTGGTCCACCACAACagctttcttttcctcgaTATGAAACGGTAATTATCTTTTCTGCGTGCCAGGTTCACTCCTGCGCAAGTGTTCTCGAGGGGAGTTGTTTTTTCAGCATTGCTGTGTGTCACTTTGATGCTGCCGCGTCACGCGGTCAACGTGGGTTTGGCATCAGGCGAGCCGCCCGGTTTCTTGATGTTCCTGGATTCATGTCAGCCACACATATGCATGGACAgcagatgatggtgttgacgaATGGTATGCGATAAATGGTGAAGAGAGATCATTTTGAGCGAGTACTGTGATGATTCAGGAGGCTGGTGTTCACGTTCCTGTTCAGAGCGACTTCGATGGTCGGGCGTCATCTCACGAGTCGACCTGACCAACCGCCACGATTACGTCAACACTTATCCTGCCGCCCACGTTTCGGTCGGGGTAACTGAGAAGAGTCATCATCAAGTGTGCAAATTTCAAAAGAAGTCAAAGGTGGACATTTGGTGTCTCGTGGATCTTGTCAACTGAAATATGCCCAACTAGTTGAAGTCTGATTAGTCGGTAGTCTAGTGACCACATCTGTAAACTAGGTTCAAACTAGAGATAGTCCATTCGTACAGCATAGAGATGGCTCAGAGCTTCAGACATTAGCCAATACATACCATCCATGTGATTTTCAACTTCTATGTCCTCAGGTGGTGTTCACAATAACCTGCGCCggaaacaccaccacctcctcctccccttcccctctcaAATCCCCCTTCTGCACCACcaaaggaaacaaaacaaccctcaccacagccCCCTCGAGATCCCCCTCCGTGTCCCCCCGACTACCCGGTTGCGCCATCAACGACGAGATAAAATTCACCGTCGCCGCCagctccccatcctcattgTACTCGGGCATCAACGGCGGCAACACCATAAACTCAGCCACCTGCGTCCTCATCTCAATCGACAGATCCACCGCctcactcaccaccctcctcagctgCACCCTCAGCTGCTCTTCCAAAttccccggcggcggcaacaccTTCGACAGCGCCTCCAAAATCGCCTCTGCCACCGCAACGGCATCCCTATCCCTCTGTTTTCTGAACGAttccctcctcgaccacAGCCCCAGCGTGGTAGCCCTCCAAGCACGAACCGTCGCCGTCGGCCCAACGTCCGTTAGCTGTTTTTCTAATGACTTGAGCTTGAACCTCTGCTCCCGGTCCATGCCGAAGAGGTAACGGGTGAAAATGAATTCCCAGATCATTGACATGGTGACAGAAGTGAACATGTCCCGGCGTTTCACCCGGTCACGGAGGTAGTTATCGGCGTCGGAGCCGTCGAGGACAGAGTTATCTAGCCT comes from the Podospora pseudocomata strain CBS 415.72m chromosome 5, whole genome shotgun sequence genome and includes:
- a CDS encoding hypothetical protein (EggNog:ENOG503P3Z3; COG:B), which translates into the protein MPPKKTETKTEGAAAPKAKAAPVHPSYQDMITDAIIQLKDRNGSSRQSLKKYVKSNNTINASDNMFDSLFNKALKSGVDKGIFEQPKGPSGGTKLAKKTAAPKEKKPAAPKKAAAPKEKKEAAPKEKKAATKKAAAPKEKKEKKEAAPKEKKEKKAAAPKKAAAPKEKKEKKAAPKKAAQAPAEEKPAVLTKTKSGRVTKAAPAAKAAPKKAAPKKAAAPKKEKTPKKADKAEAASA